ACCAAAAATTACTAAGGTTTATGTGGAAAGTACATGTTTACAAGACTAGAGCTGCTGAATTTACAATAAAGGTAATTGACAATAATTTGACTAACATAAATTGCTGCGTGAAAGCTGGATTCAGCACCACTGCACTCAATAGTTTGGTCAGCTGGCCCCATGCTGTCAATTATTTTATCAGCCAAGTCACGACTGTCTTTGGTTGTATCCACCTTGATGGTGAAGTCAGCTCCAAGTTCCTTAGCTTTATTTAGGCGACCTTCATCGATATCTGAGGTAAATAcggtaaatattaaattaagtGTTTGGGGTTCCTACTAAATTTTGTCTAAACATTTGGTCTAAACTTAcatcaacaaagaaaaaaggcCTGGCTTCAATGCTTTGTGTTTGAGGTTGCAACTTaataaaaattgaattttaattttcttttagcttccacttaataataataatgataatgatacagtttaataataatttattaaaactTCACAATAATTACTTACAAGATTAAGAAGGCTAAAAGAAATggaatatttacaataaatagtattctgaaaaaaacaaaaaacgatgAGATAAACCACAAAAAACTATATCatataaaaatgtatatataaaaaTTATAGGACCTAGATTTTGGCAAGGCATCTATCTAATTCAAAGTCCACTTCTTGAACAttacttttaataattattgttcttttaGCTGTTCTTGACCCTCTAAGACAAAGTAGAGCCGATCTAAGGATGGCAAAGGAGACTTTAGAACGTATCCAAGAGACGGTGGTGGCATAGTCCTCTCCTTTCTTCGCTACGACTAGCTCTGCCAGCCTGTTATGGTATCTCTTGCACTGTTCTATTCTTattgctataataataataataataataataataataataataataaattattattattattattattattattattatcataacaCCACCTACCAGTAATGGCAACTTTACTTGCACCACAGGCCTTGGCTGTCATAAGGTTAACAAGACCAATGGGACCTGCAAAGCCAAAATAAGATGTCAATAATTACATGCATTAATACAACTTGTGCTAAGTTACCTGCATAGCAAGCATTCCCGTACAAAAGATGATTTTCTGCATTCTGGCAGGGCAAAAGGTGATCCAAAACCTTCCCTTGTTGCTATCATTTGTTGCTAAACACTTTGTAACAGTTCATGGTATATTACTCAGACACCACCTACATGACATTGTACTAATCTAAATATGTTATGAGAGTTTTGGAGATAGACTTGAAATGGTTAAGTTCTTTACAACCTCTTCATACCTGCTCCACAAATTAAGACATTGCTCCCCATAGAAACTCCTGCTCTATGACAAGCATGCACTGCGACTGACAATGGTTCAAGGAGAGCTCCTTCTTCAAAGGAAACATGATCAGGAAGTctacaaattaaagaaataaacaaattatatGAATTGTAGCCAAAAGAACCAAAATTACTGTTTTGAGTTCTTTTCGTTGATAGTCTTTGGTAATGGGGTTACAGCTGTAGTTTCTTAAGATTATTGGTTGAACAAGGaaacaaactttatttaagttgttgtagtgctggagcactaataataaattattattggggacactgtaaactgaaattagcaatattacttattattaatgcaaattaagtcaaattttggtttttcaggagaggggaaaccggagtacccagagaaaaccttgCAGTGCAGAGTTatagagaaccagcaaactcaacccacatatgacgcagagtctgggaactgaacccgggccacaatggtgggaggaAAAGTACtttcaccactgcaccatcgcTGCACCCCAAGTTGAATTGATgattaaaataattacagtaaattGACAGCATAAAGAGATTAGAAAAGCTGAAATTTTGAGCATTAGCCATTAGTTTGAGTGAATTTAAGGCCCTAGTTGCACATAGTGATTGGGTGCACAGGAATGGGTGGGCTAGAACCACTGACTACAAAACCAAGTAAGTAGTCAACACCCAAGATCCTGCACTACCTGCAACCTAGCCATGAGCCCTGCCTGCCACACCCAGCCACACAGCCCTACCAACCAGCACAGTGAGCAGAGAGAACAGTTGAGAACCTACTACATACTAGATGTATATAAAAAGAATAGAGAGGAGGAGAGAGGAGGGCAGGTACACAAGAAAATGTGAGCTGCACACCTGAATGCTAAGCAGAGTACATTGTGTAAAACTACGAGCACATGCGAATACTCACACATAGACAGCATCAGAATACCGCTGACCCAGTGAACGCCGCAACATCCTGACATCACGCCCAGAACAGTAACGCAAAACCCAAAAACACCAGAACGCATTATGATGGGCCATCAGTAGACCACGCCTCAAACCCATTAACACCAACTTCATGCCAAGCACTGAGTACACTTGCTCCTAGTTGTTAACTAAGTTAAATTACATTTAGGCAGTGGCTATTCatacgggacccgtacaccaacctatattgaatattcataaggagtcttcttagaatgattattacaggttcTCACCCTAACCTTTAATGACATAGCCAcgcaattattgaaagctaaccattttaaaatttgtgCTTAGACTTAACTAATGTctatcagcactatttgaaatgggtgcttagacttaaatgaaAGAAACACAAGGCAGGTCAGATGGCTGGTGGCACTAAATGAAGGAAGTATTTCGTAAAATTAAACAGGCATCAATGCCGTTGTTTGCTAGCTTAACTATATGTAAAAGAATTAGAGATGAGGCAAGACTTTCTGAGTGTTATTGAACCTGTAATAATTATTCTAAGAAGACTAACGTATGAATAGGTTGGTGTACAGGTCCTGTACAAATTGCCACTTTGTTACGTACCTTTAACCCTATTTTTTCAGTTTACCATTTATGCCATtataacagtttttttttacggTGTCCCAAGGATactcagaaaaaaattaatcagagtgcttctttgcaggagtcgacCCTACAACATTCCAATAAATTACCAGCACTAGTTCAAATGCTCTGCCACTGAGCTACAACTTACAGTCTGAGTCTAATGGGAGATTCCCCACTAGAGTAGCTTCAGGTGACAAAAATAATAACTATTAGTGTAATATTACACTATAAAACAGTAGATAGGTAAGTGTGGATACTGTTGAAGGCATGCACTAATTGGCTACACAAACTCTgcatatcctttgctattcacctctgagcaactCATGTGTGAATTGTGCCCAAAGATATtgggacattactaaacaacaaaacagcaaaacaaagcagcaaaacaccatgtatgaccccatgcattgaatactaactgagattaaacatttttttaggcataattaggcctaaaaagttattgctcctaatgtcagtcttaatctgaatcctaatcttaatctcaatgaattaggagcaataacgttttaggcctaattaggcttacaACGATATTCAACGTCACATCCAaccggttagtattcaatgtattgtggggtcatacatggtgttttaaagtttcatttcgctgtttcgtggtttagtaatgcccaaAATATTGTagtcgttgcaggaataaatgactTAAATTTATCTTTtcgtgctatattatctcactgattaatttgtttttactaaaacaactatCCACCTCAGTGCCAGCATCTAGTGGTGGCTTGCAGTTCAGTAAatatatccaccactagccataTCCACTTCAATGAATAGctgttaacaataattattattgtcctaCTTTACAGTTAGGACTGGAATTTGTCTAAAATTATGGAGCAATATTCTTGCTATTGTAATGaagttttacgagacatctggtttgtctcttctactgggcaaccctgcccagagggaaggagcacaaacaggactcgaggtcctatgcgaggtgctccacgaTACCCTATCctgaccagaaagaccagaccacaacaccgggaactacatgccctactctgtgcgggttcttttacatctcacaggattatgaacattgaagggttgtgagacgggacctccggcttatcgtccttatccgagaagactagagagtctaaccatttgcagatgtaattacaaaggcagcactttctcctcagttatttaaagaccctgagtgttggtccggccagagttgaactcacgacctcccgcgtgacagcccggtgctcaaccaactgagccactggtgcgcggTGAAGGGATAGTGAACGTTTATCCCAGTAAATTACATGCCAAGATGGATTATTTTTTCTAGAAAACAGACACTACTTATTGATTAAAATTTTACTATGATCATAATAATTTTGATGAAACTAATTAACCATATTATGaaaatagaactttgcaatGCTCTTTGTTTCATCTGAATCAAGCGATTAACCGAAGTAAGTCACTAACACCTACTGTATGGACTTTGAAAATGTTTATATGTCTGAAAGGATTTTTCTCACAGATAATTATATGAGGGACAATGGTATCTTAGGAGTAAAGGATTAATACAGAATGAACTCACTTGAAGCAGAAATCAGCAGGATGTACGTAGTATCGGCAAAGGGAACCATCAATAGGAGGAGTGGCAGCAAACTTCATGTATGGGCACAAATTGTAACGACCTCCCTTGCAAAAGTTGCACATACGGCACCCATAACCAGGCTCAATAGCCACTCTGTCGCCTGAAAAGGGAACAGGAAACGAAAAGTTGGGTTGGGATTTTGGTCCTAATTGAAATCTCCACATGACTGTAGATGTTccatttaaataataataataattattattattgctctCCCTGTACACCGAACCCTTACAttgcattaaaaaaatgaaataattgaaATGCAGGTTAACAGGGTTAATGACATTATAAAACCTTTTCCATTCATATTACCATAAAACCATATTTCCTAAATTAAGGATCCATCTCTGGAGATCTGTGATTTTAAAAGATGTATCTTGTCTAATAGCCAAACTTTCACAAGTCAAGTATCCTATAATTCAGTGAAGGACCAtccaaacaaataataatatcattgtcAGGTCATTAGTATGACCCGTGCAGGGAgcattgcaatttttttccataTATCCCTCAGTCGCCATTGTTGATTATATCTTTTCAATGTGGACAATGTTACCCAGCAGTAAAGGTTGCAAAAGTTCCTTGGTTAAAAATTGCTTGACTAAGTTAAGGTTTGTAATTATTTTCTATTTAAAGACAGAAGCAGAATAATCCAAAAATCATGTTATTTTGGGCAAACAAATGACACAAACATTAATATCATAACTTGTATCAGCAACATTCATTTTCTTATGACCATAAGGCTGCTGTTTAACTCTGAGCCAACTTTCGAGTGCTTACCAATTTTAAGGTGCGTAACCCCCTCACCCAATGCAGACACCACACCGCTTGATTCATGACCCAAAACCATGGGTGCTTTGAGGATAAAATCTCcaattcttccttttttccaatAATGCACATCTGATCCACAGATTCCCACAGCATGCATGGTAATTTGAACCTCTGTGATCAGGCATAAACAAATGATTAAACACAGACCTAGAGCTACATTACACAgaaatagtttcattttatgGTGGATGCATTATAGATGGTGGTAAAACTTGGTTTGACCCTAAAGTGacgacaataattattatttcacaaGTGCGCATTGGacatgagatgatagatagtcAATTATTTGGGGCTACATGCCTCGTTATAGCAATAATCATCTCATATTCAAAACGTGAGAGTGGAATATGTTCTTTTTCATGCCCACAAATTATGTGTAAATCTTAAcctactttattttgtaaaaacaaaaaaaactgatgcatacagttactgatatttgtagagcacggtataattagcaactattcaccgaagtggatgTGGCTAGTGAATaatgtatattattaaaaactggatcattggataatgcaattcgagagttttgattcgctaagccatcatgggttatgagccattataccatgatctacaaacacggcaagcatatgcatgattttttgggcctttttatttttattgtagtctagttttctaaggaacccatgacccggagcctacagctcccatactgggcctatgtaacggcatttttacagaccgatctatttttagactatcttttccggaaaaaacaaaggcagttccggttcggtgaccctatgacgtcagcttaagttcttgtaattggtcatcgggctcctgtcggagtctcattcgcgggaaattcaatctaaaaataaatcggtctgtgaaaacgctgtgacacaaacacagtagagttgtaggctccggtcatgggttcctggttttatatatttttggggcgtttttaataaaacaattattccactcgcgcttgttggatatgagatgattatagccaacttggcactacacgcctcgttggctatctatcatctcatatccaacaagcacgagtggaataataattattgttaaatgtagcacaaaaagataattttcactcatttattcctgcaaagatcaCATTTCAGCGCAAATTCTGCACGAGTTGCTTGGAGGGGAATAccaaggatatccggagtttgagtagccaatcagctcACGcattcaatgctatccactgtttagTACATACTAACAACTCATATACCAtaatggctaagccaatcaaaactctagaatTGCATTAAATGTTACATGTAGATACCATATGTAATGGTGCCAGTATTTATTAATATAAAGAGAGAAATTATCAATCATTGCActaatctggacaatttaagcaattgtacATGTTATAGACACCTGGAAAATTCAGCTGGCTCCgacaggattcgaacccgtgacctccaTATGACCGATATCCAAATCAGCTTCATAGATTACTTGTTTCAGACGCAACAACCTCAAAATCTTTTAGAAACTTTAAACAGGAATCAACGAGTTTCATTCCCCAAATAAGTTTAGATGTATCATATATCTAAAGTGATAGTTTAGGCAAGTTCTCCTGATAAAAACGTAAATCATCGATAGATCCCACATTTACGTAAGCTTACGTATCGCATTCGAAGCAAAACTCTCTTTATAAAGAggaggaaggattacgtttttgcaaacgtttgccgtgcagcacttatatttgaacagacgtaactgattagagtgaatgtgaagtgctagttcccaccctggtcagagtttttctctgtccttgtgtaggcccattccattagtagggctaatgttCATATGGTTCAAAGGGGTATattagaaaactagcacttcacattacactctaatcagtcaaGTCTCTTAAAGAGAAATCGAGCACGAGAAAGGTTCCTTGACGTGTAAACATCACTCTTCAAAACAGCTACTAGATTCACCCACTGATGAAAAAGGACAAAAGTGGACGGACTACCTACCGCCCTTGCCAGGCTGTGGGATAGGGCGTTCTTCCTGCAACCGAAAAACTCAGCGTTTGCCTTCGATTCCCAAGATCAAATGAAactcaaaaaattgaaaattcatatCTCACCAAGACAAGACTATCCACTTCGCGTAAAACAGCGGAGAGGTTGCTTTTCCACGCCATTTCGTCAGGTCAACGTGCGAAAAAAAAGCGTTCGCGTCCAGGGGCtggcgtgacagtgaaaaaccGGAAATGATTTGAGAAGATAATCAATGAAAAGATCACTTCCGGTTAAACTACAGCCTGCGAAGCcgtcaaaggtatttttgccgcgatttgtgattatgcaggaaaggagatcttaacaagtgttcttgaaatccaaaaagaaaattgggggtaaacacgcattcttcaaagataattcatgaacaatatttgtaaaaagctttaaaatacaaagcaatgattatgtatggcgttctttctcaaattgaagctcaattatctctaaagagtgcaattggttacccccaattatcttgttggataccaagagtacttgcgaagatctactttctccggataattttaaaccgcgcaaaaatatccctgtattagtgagcatcggcgataggaaaacCCATTCTCGCACCCGATTCGCACAACCCCTATGGGTGATACCCGCTGAAAGTGCACCAAATTACGCGGGCATCACCCGCTAtagtacgtactatagtacaGGAAATATGATAATAATGGCGGCCTATCGAGCGAAGAGAAAATCGGAGAGTAAAGAATGAatgacatttgcattctaattcAAACACAGTGTATTACAGGAtaacataggtaaatatagacaGTCTATGTAGAATATGCACACATTCCAATGGGAAATTAATCTCCGACGAACAGTATATTTCcacaacatttgacttgaaatACATTTACTAAGTTAGCTATCAGAATTTGCttaaataaacatattttaacATATTGGAGGGAAGGATTTCCTAAAATGTTTCACGGAGCCCAGCTTGCAGCGTTTTAAGCTCACAGTTTCAGGTCAGAATTCGCTAATATATCAGGGTATTTAGCCCCAAGCCGAGTTACGACGAACAAATTTGTGCGAGAAATCGATAATTAAATTTCGccaaattatcattattttcagttctattactaaggaatgagaataaaattgaaatcagagcgttttcAGCGGTTCTCTGTTGTATTTCGGATCGTAAAAGCACAGTTATTAGTGATAGGTGCgagagtcgcgtactatagtacgttattcaccgggcagttatatgacgggcaaatttgtgggagaaatcgaaaatataatttgcccAAAtaggcattcttttaagttcccttactgaagaatgagcataaaattgaaatcagagcgtttttagcggttttctggcgtatttcggatcgcaaatgcacttttattgcatcgctatggctggagtcgcgtactatagtacgttattcacctggcagttatatgacgggcaaatttgtgggagaaatcgaaaatataatttggtcaaattggcattcttttaagttccctcactgaggaatgagcataaaattgaaatcagaatgtttgtagcggttttctggcgtatttcagatcgtaaaagcacatttattggatcgctatggctggagtcgcgtactatagtacgttattcaccgggcagttatctgacgggcaaatttgtgggagaaatcgaaaatataatttggtcaaattggcattcttttaagttcccttactgaagaatgagcataaaattgaaatcagaatAATTGtagcggttttctggcgtatttcagatcgtaaaagcacatttattggatcgctatggctggagtcgcgt
Above is a window of Montipora capricornis isolate CH-2021 chromosome 6, ASM3666992v2, whole genome shotgun sequence DNA encoding:
- the LOC138052869 gene encoding sorbitol dehydrogenase-like → MAWKSNLSAVLREVDSLVLEERPIPQPGKGEVQITMHAVGICGSDVHYWKKGRIGDFILKAPMVLGHESSGVVSALGEGVTHLKIGDRVAIEPGYGCRMCNFCKGGRYNLCPYMKFAATPPIDGSLCRYYVHPADFCFKLPDHVSFEEGALLEPLSVAVHACHRAGVSMGSNVLICGAGPIGLVNLMTAKACGASKVAITDIDEGRLNKAKELGADFTIKVDTTKDSRDLADKIIDSMGPADQTIECSGAESSFHAAIYATKSGGTLVVVGMGKPVVNFPIVDALVREVDIRGIFRYVNCYPKALALVASGAVKVKPLVTHHFKLEKSLDAFETSRTGAGGAIKVMIHCNEGYQN